The genomic window GACACTGGCAGACCGCGGAGGATCGCCATTGTCCttgaccagcagcagcagcctgtgtTTCGGCGCATCGCGCTCACTCAGCAGCCTGGAGGTGCGCACCTCGCCATTGTGAGCCCACACACTGAACAGTCCGGGTTCCGTGGCTTTGAGCAACTGGAACGACAGCCAGGCGTTCTGGCCAGAGTCTCGATCCACCGCCACCACCTTGGTGACCAGGTAGCCAGGCTCTGCCGCCCTGGGTAGCAGCTCTGTGTAGGGCGCAGAGGCGTTCTGCAGCGGGTAGAGCACGAAGGGCGCATTGTCGTTGGCATCCAGCACCTGCACGCGCACGAGTGCCTGGCTACTGAGCACGGGAGAGCCTTGGTCTGTTGCCCCCACGAGGAACTCGAAGCTCTTCAGGACCTCGTAGTCCAGCGACCTGAGCGCGAACAGCTGCCCATTGTCGGCATTGATGGAGATGAGCGAGGACAGGTCCAGCTGCGGGTCGTGGGTGGGCAGCAGCGAGTAGATGATGTGGGCATTGGAGCCCAAATCTGAGTCTGTGCCGCTGATGGTGCCTATGTGTAGGGCGGGGCTGTTGTTCTCTTGGACAAACAGGGTGTAGGAGCTTTGTGTGAAGGCGGGGGCGTTGTCGTTGACGTCAGACACCTGCACCGTTATGGTGTGCTGGGTTGTGAGCCTGGGTGTGCCCATGTCGCTGACTGTGATGGTGATGTTGTACTCAGctctgctctctctgtccagaggGCTCTCCGTCACCAGGGTGTAAAAGTTCTTGTTAGAGGGTTTTAAAATGAATGGCAAAGTATCTGGAATAGAACATATGATTTTCCCGTTCTCTCCAGAATCTCTGTCTCGTATTCGGAAGATAGCAACCACAGTTTCTGGACTATTTTCCAGGACTGAGCTGGTCAGTGAAGATATGGTCAGCTCTGGGGCGTTGTCGTTCACATCCACCACCTCTATCAGCACAGCGCCCTTCCCAGAAAGGCCTCCTCCATCCGTGGCCTCGATTTCCACATgataagatttaattttttcaaaatccAGTGCTCTTTTCAGTCGTATTTCTCCCGTGATTTCGTTTATTGAGAAAGTCTGTTGAACTTCATCTGACGCTCGGAACAAGCCATAGGAAACTCTCCCAAAGTTGCCAGCATCTGCATCCTGTGCTAGGACAGTCAGGACCGCGGAGTCTGGGGGGCTGCTCTCCAGGACCTGCACCTCATAGGGGGTCTTCACAAATTCAGGGGCATTGTCATTGATGTCCAGGATCAGGATTCGAACCATGGCTGTTCCTGACCTAGGTGGAGAGCCCCCATCCAGAGCCGTGAGGGTCAAGCTCAGCTCTGCCTGCTCCTCTCTGTCCAGGGCTCTGTCCTGCACCAATTCTGGGTATTTCTTGCCTTCACTATTATTTCGAGTGAGGACATGAAAATGAGAGTTGGGGTTGACTGTGTACTCTTGAAGCCCATTGCTGCCTACATCCAAATCCTGGgctaattttaatgaaaatcgTGAGCCTGGCTGACTGTTTTCTGGTATTTTCAAAAGCATTTCCCTATCTGGGAATTCTGGTGAGTGGTCATTTATGTCCTGGATCAGTAATTCTCCTTGGAAAAATTGCACTGGCTTTTCTAGGAACACCTGGAAATGCAGCACACAGGGGTCCACAGAGGCACAGAGCTCTTCCCGGTCTAGTTTCTCCCTCAGAAGCAGATCTCCGGTCTCGGGATCCAGAATCAACTGCTGTCTGTCATAGTCAGACACCACCCTTGCAGACCTGGCAGTCAGATCCCCAGATTTCAGACCCAGGTCTTTGGCCAGATGGGCTACAAAGGAGCCgctttctgtttcctccaggACAGAGTACCGAGTAGGCATCGTTAGAACCTGATCCCACAGCagcacaaaaaagaaagcaatcacTTGCCTGTTTGGGTGAtttctctccagcttctccaTGATGAAAACGCGAGTGCTTGCATCCGATTGTTCAGCTCACTCTGAATGGCTTGAAAGCAGAATTCTGATTTCTCCGTTAGAGGATTCTTTATCTAGTTGCTCTTAATCTTTGTTAATTTAGAATACCGCAGCCCAAACCCATTTAGAGCCTTGTATTCCTTGAAATGCTTCCTGTCCGTGTTTTTGATTCTGTCTTGCAACACAAAGGGCCAGGAAGCTTTTTAAGCGGTTATTCATAACCTTAGCCTGCAGCGCCACCCTGCGTCCATACTGAGAAAATGACCGTGTTTTCAAGTCGGAAATCTTTTGAAAATTTCCAAATGAACATGTAGAAATGTTTATACTTTTATGTTTACAagtgtttttctcattttaggttacataaataataaatatttttcaatttgGGGTATTGTCCAGAAGAATTTTTAACATAAAACGGGTAGTTAACTCAGTTTTCTCAGTGGCCAAGTGGTGGAATTTGACAGTTCTTTTGTATTTTGCATATCTAACCAAGTAAACTAAATTCTTAATTTCGAATCCACTTCATGATAGGTGCATTAGTTTGTTTCTCACAAATAAGCACTTTTTAGAGATGCGAAAATTTTAAGTAATCTATACCATATCATCCTAAAgacgagattttttttttcctaaggatgGCTTCTATTTCTCTACACTGGTGTGCCAATAGCAGAACCATTGAATAAAGTAGTTTGATGTTTACTGTGTGAAATAAAATAGATCTAGAGAGAGAGATTAGGTAAACCATGATCGAGCCACAGAATGTTAGGCCTGGAGAGGGGATTAAAGAATTTTAACAAATAAGGTAATTGAGGCTTGAAATGATAGAGTTACTCTATAATCAGGATCCGAGCAGGACAAAATCAAGAGAGTGGAACTCATACAATTTTCCCAAGGCTTTTAGCTACCTGTATGTAAGGAATTAATTCTTAAATGAggctttattttggtttctgatttGATATGATATAATCTATCATGGGTGAGGTTTATTTTATAGTGAGCTTCATGTAACCCTTTAAATCGTGGGCATCATAAACCCCAGGAGAAAGCAAGTactcacttaaaatattttgagcATGAAACAATAAGATTCCCATCTCCTCACAATCTTATGGGCAGAGAGTGAAGGGTGTGCCAGGGATTGCCCATGAAAACTAAAGAATACATCTGAAAATATTTCCAGCGTGAGTGTAGCTGCTATGGTTACCCTGAAAGATAACTGGAGCATCATGGGGGAACATTTAACTAGGTCATTGGTTACAGGTTGTCTACTTGATGGTGTATCATTTACCTTTCTTGTGCAGGATTTCCTGTGCCTGTTCACCTGATTTCATTTAGTTATTGGATTGATTTATGGTTTATGTTAAATAAGTTGTTGCTAAAATATGTCAGTTCTCTCATACTCTGGATTGGAAAACGTGTGTTATTGTAAGTATTCAAGTGTCagttgaataaataaatgcactcCCATAGTTACATTTCTGTCTGCATAAGCACTggcataaaataaagtaaagatataaaataaatactgaaGAGACTAAAAACAAAggatgtatctttttaaaaaaatgaatgaaaaacaggTCCCCTGAGCAGAACAAATAGAAAAGTCCCTAACATAGTAGGCAGGTTCTAGTTACACATAGGATAAACGGTTTGAAACAAAATttgactatattttattttcccattttcacATGTTGACAAAGTTTTGAGATAACATTTCAGTAGTACTAACATTATAAatcaccaaacagaaaaaaaatcttttacatattaattcatTTCCTCTCCAATCAACTCTGTAAAATTAGTCCTTGCATTGTCCatgttttacagatgaaaaaaatgagatttaGCAGAAATAATTTCCCCAATGTCACATGCCATGTAATGTTCTCCAGGGTTTGCTATACATCTTTAGCAAATTTAGTTCCAATATGTTATGTTCCTTTCCTacttctggatttttaaaaacactatttttGGATAATTATCTTTGTCCTACAAacttaataaatttttataatttattttacaatttaatAGTCTTTTGTAAATTCCCCAGCATTTTGCTTATATTTGTATATCATATGCATACAATAAGTAGTATCATATGcaagtatgtttttgtttttcagttctcAACCTGAATAATTTTATTCCTTGTACTTTTCTAATTATAATGGCTAGAGCTTCTAGTACAATGTTAAATAGAAGCAGTGAGATCAAATgtcctttatttgtatttttttactgTTAAGTATGATGTTAACCATGTGGTTTTATAGCTTTTTTTAATCAGGCAGAAGACTTTTCATTTTACCCCTACTGTTTTGTATGTTTTATCATCATGAAAGTATtgtgttttctaaaatgtttttctccatttattgaAATAGTTGTgtgattttatttactattttgcTTACACAGTATATTACATTGATTTGAGTATTGAACAGATGTTTTGTTCCTAGGATAATCTTTCTTGGTCATAACATATAATCTCCATGTATGTTAATGGAGTTAATATTCTAGTATTTAGTTGAGAAATTTTGAAGGCATGCTCTTAAAGAAAAATAGTGTTtagttttcttgtgttttctgatTTCATCATAGGGCAATTACCACCTCCATGAGTTTATAAGTAGTTTCTGCTCCTCTATTTTCTAAACAAATTCTAAgtattgctgtttttctttaatatttggtAGAATTTGTGTGTGGAGTCATCTGGTTCTAGGACTTTATGGGAAAATTTGAGAACTAACAATAATTCATTATGGGTCTATTCtgactttctatttcttctttagtCAACTTTATCAGTGTATGTTTCCagaaatttttaaagttaattttagttttataactGGTTTACCTGAAACTGATCATAGGATTATAAGAGAACTCTATTTTAATCTCTTCTGTGTGAAATAGGTTAAATTTCTCCTTTATTCCATATTTGGGTAATTTgaatcttctttttctctgtgttaatcaGAATAAAAGCTTGCCAGTTTTCTTGATTATTACAATAGTCTCACCTTTGTTTCAATTGGTTTGCACTTatgctgtttttcattttgtaattCATTGGTTCCATCTActctaattttcttttgttcGTTGGTGCTTAGACTGATCttattattcaatttttttccttttgttccttttttcaaGACTTGATCATTACAACCCATCTAGCTTTGTACTCACCAGGAATACAGGTCTTGTCTTAAAGTAGAAGCCTGAGATTTTGATTTGAGATCTTTTTAATATGGGTTATTTTCTGCCATAACTTTCCTCTAAGCATAACTTTAAT from Microtus pennsylvanicus isolate mMicPen1 chromosome 4, mMicPen1.hap1, whole genome shotgun sequence includes these protein-coding regions:
- the LOC142847791 gene encoding protocadherin beta-4-like — protein: MEKLERNHPNRQVIAFFFVLLWDQVLTMPTRYSVLEETESGSFVAHLAKDLGLKSGDLTARSARVVSDYDRQQLILDPETGDLLLREKLDREELCASVDPCVLHFQVFLEKPVQFFQGELLIQDINDHSPEFPDREMLLKIPENSQPGSRFSLKLAQDLDVGSNGLQEYTVNPNSHFHVLTRNNSEGKKYPELVQDRALDREEQAELSLTLTALDGGSPPRSGTAMVRILILDINDNAPEFVKTPYEVQVLESSPPDSAVLTVLAQDADAGNFGRVSYGLFRASDEVQQTFSINEITGEIRLKRALDFEKIKSYHVEIEATDGGGLSGKGAVLIEVVDVNDNAPELTISSLTSSVLENSPETVVAIFRIRDRDSGENGKIICSIPDTLPFILKPSNKNFYTLVTESPLDRESRAEYNITITVSDMGTPRLTTQHTITVQVSDVNDNAPAFTQSSYTLFVQENNSPALHIGTISGTDSDLGSNAHIIYSLLPTHDPQLDLSSLISINADNGQLFALRSLDYEVLKSFEFLVGATDQGSPVLSSQALVRVQVLDANDNAPFVLYPLQNASAPYTELLPRAAEPGYLVTKVVAVDRDSGQNAWLSFQLLKATEPGLFSVWAHNGEVRTSRLLSERDAPKHRLLLLVKDNGDPPRSASVTLHVLLVDGFSQPYLPLPEESRDSVQDNEDLLTLYLVIALASVSSLFLLTVLLFVGMRLCRRARAASLGGCSAPEGHFPGHLVDISGTGTLSQSYQYEVCLTGDSGTGEFKFLKPMVSNLLLQDAGREVKESPHCRDSFVFN